A part of Setaria viridis chromosome 8, Setaria_viridis_v4.0, whole genome shotgun sequence genomic DNA contains:
- the LOC117866692 gene encoding probable indole-3-acetic acid-amido synthetase GH3.13, whose amino-acid sequence MDLAMSTTTTSTSPAPDHDRGHRLPSSTPFAVSPPASPAMPTPPPPSLPPTIPACDPHDGPASLQLIEDLTTHAGAIQRRVLGEILAMNAGTDYVRGFLGADADAEARSVGELAAAFKARVPVVEYEDVKPYIERIANGAPSSLISSKTITELLTSSGTSGGQPKLMPSTEEELDRKTFLYNLLVPVMNKYVAGLDEGRCMYLLFVKPEITTASGLVARPVLTSYYKSRHFRDRPDSPYTRYTSPNEAILCPDSAQSMYAQLLCGLARRGEVLRVGAVFASAFLRAVKFLEGHWRALCDDIREGRVDAERVADRACREAAARVVARPDPELADAVAAECAAPSWRGIVRRLWPRTKYIDVIVTGSMAQYIPLLEFYGGGLPLVSTMYASSECYFGINLRPLDRPEDVAYTLLPNMCYYEFIKVEKDGEDVRDGEVVDLVDVEIGGYYELVVTTFTGLYRYRVGDILQVSGFHNAAPQFRFVHRRNVVLSVDTDKTSEDDLLRAVTAAKRLLVPLGGAILSEYTAYADTASIPGHYVLFWELTPPPLPTSDDDDAVARVMAACCAEVEAGLDAVYRRCRSRDRSVGPLEIRVVCPGAFDALMDLCVSHGSSVNQYKTPRCIKHPDAIAVLEARVVGRFFSDAVPHWEPFQVNAAAAAATGADAAAGATAASSNEGAPA is encoded by the exons ATGGATCTAGCAATGTCAACCACGACGACGTCCACGTCCCCAGCGCCCGACCATGACCGTGGTCACCGCCTCCCGTCCTCAACCCCCTTCGCCGTCTCGCCACCAGCATCGCCGGCAATGccaacgccaccgccgccatctctGCCGCCTACGATCCCGGCCTGCGACCCGCACGACGGGCCGGCGAGCCTGCAGCTCATCGAGGACCTGACCACCCACGCCGGCGCCATCCAGCGGCGCGTCCTCGGCGAGATCCTCGCCATGAACGCTGGCACGGACTACGTCCGCGGCTTcctcggcgccgacgccgacgccgaggcgcgcagcgtcggcgagctcgccgccgcgttcAAGGCGCGCGTGCCCGTCGTGGAGTACGAGGACGTCAAGCCGTACATCGAGCGCATCGCCAACGGCGCCCCCTCGTCGCTCATCTCCTCCAAGACCATCACCGAGCTCCTCACGAGCTCCGGCACTTCCGGCGGGCAGCCGAAGCTGATGCCGTcgacggaggaggagctcgaCCGCAAGACCTTCCTCTACAACCTCCTCGTCCCCGTCATGAACAAGTACGTGGCAGGGCTGGACGAAGGGAGGTGCATGTACCTGCTGTTCGTGAAGCCGGAGATCACGACGGCGTCGGGGCTTGTGGCGCGGCCGGTGCTGACGAGCTACTACAAGAGCCGCCACTTCCGGGATCGCCCGGACAGCCCGTACACGCGGTACACGAGCCCGAACGAGGCGATCCTGTGCCCGGACAGCGCGCAGAGCATGTACGCGCAGCTGCTCTGCGGCCTcgcccgccgcggcgaggtGCTCCGCGTCGGCGCCGTCTTCGCCTCCGCCTTCCTCCGCGCCGTCAAGTTCCTAGAGGGACACTGGCGCGCGCTCTGCGACGACATCCGCGAGGGTCGCGTCGACGCCGAGCGCGTCGCCGACCGGGCCTGCCGGGAGGCTGCAGCCAGGGTCGTGGCGCGGCCGGACCCGGagctcgccgacgccgtcgccgccgagtgCGCGGCGCCGTCGTGGAGGGGCATCGTGCGGCGGCTGTGGCCGAGGACCAAGTACATCGACGTAATCGTGACGGGGTCCATGGCGCAGTACATCCCGCTGCTGGAGTTCTACGGCGGCGGCCTGCCGCTAGTGTCGACGATGTACGCGTCGTCCGAGTGCTACTTCGGTATCAACCTCAGGCCGCTGGACCGGCCGGAGGACGTGGCGTACACGCTGCTGCCGAACATGTGCTACTACGAGTTCATCAAGGTGGAGAAggacggcgaggatgtccgggaCGGTGAGGTGGTGGACCTCGTCGACGTCGAGATCGGCGGCTACTACGAGCTCGTCGTCACAACCTTCACAG GCCTGTACCGGTACCGCGTGGGCGACATCCTGCAGGTGTCGGGGTTCCACAACGCGGCGCCGCAGTTCCGATTCGTGCACCGCCGCAACGTCGTGCTCAGCGTCGACACCGACAAGACCTCCGAGGACGACCTCCTCcgcgccgtcaccgccgccaagCGCCTCCTCGTACCCCTCGGCGGCGCCATCCTCTCCGAGTACACGGCCTACGCCGACACCGCCTCCATCCCGGGCCACTACGTCCTCTTCTGGGAgctcaccccgccgccgctgcccacctccgacgacgacgacgccgtggCCCGCGTCATGGCGGCGTGCTGCGCCGAGGTGGAGGCCGGGCTGGACGCCGTGTACCGGCGGTGCCGGAGCCGCGACCGGTCCGTGGGCCCGTTGGAGATCCGCGTGGTGTGCCCCGGCGCCTTCGACGCGCTCATGGACCTCTGCGTCTCGCACGGCTCCTCGGTGAACCAGTACAAGACGCCCCGCTGCATCAAGCACCCCGACGCCATCGCCGTCCTGGAGGCGCGCGTCGTCGGAAGGTTCTTCAGCGACGCCGTGCCGCACTGGGAGCCGTTCCAggtcaacgccgccgccgccgccgccacgggtgcagacgccgccgccggcgccaccgccgccagctcAAACGAAGGGGCGCCGGCTTAA